In a genomic window of Plectropomus leopardus isolate mb chromosome 6, YSFRI_Pleo_2.0, whole genome shotgun sequence:
- the LOC121944869 gene encoding probable E3 ubiquitin-protein ligase DTX3, translating to MEELDNLRAKLVAERRHSSPLSRRRTSQRDTSPSIKPVEVSGLIMAYIDQKCSKELKKIQGTSFVIETQPDLRTVHSKPSTTVWVTFRPKHVSVSPVRGEFVRQRFVTFYQRTASDLQVTSVPSTAHRDLQRTFPSLLFNPSHNRSEVTVTGPFVHIAKLKEFLSQNMQSSSKSPAKKGPARAPSSRTPRPPSTPSTHPEEETCVICMEVMVSAEKQTLRCKHSFCRSCLKTAFDYKPACPTCGELYGTLKGTQPEGGKMDVSRGSASLPGYEKYGTIIIHYYIPSGIQKREHPNPGQPYEGVSRTAYLPDSPEGRRTLKLLRRAFNQRVIFTVGRSTTSGRNNVVTWNDIHHKTATHGGPTHYAYPDPYYLSRVQDELKAKGIE from the exons ATGGAGGAGCTGGACAACCTTCGGGCCAAATTAGTAGCCGAGAGGCGTCATTCCAGTCCGCTCAGCCGGAGACGAACCAGTCAGCGAGACACTTCACCCAGTATCAAACCTGTGGAGGTATCTGGGCTTATTATGGCTTACATTGATCAAAAATGTTCGAAGGAACTTAAGAAAATTCAAGGGACCAGTTTTGTCATTGAAACACAGCCTGACCTCAGAACAGTGCACAGTAAACCTAGCACCACAGTGTGGGTGACTTTCAGACCTAAACATGTGTCTGTCAGCCCTGTTCGTGGCGAATTCGTCAGACAGCGATTCGTCACATTCTACCAGAGGACTGCGTCTGACCTGCAGGTCACATCGGTCCCCTCCACAGCGCACAGAGACCTGCAGAGGACATTTCCGAGCCTCCTCTTTAACCCCAGCCACAACAGATCGGAGGTCACAGTGACCGGGCCTTTTGTGCACATCGCTAAACTGAAAGAGTTCCTGTCACAAAATATGCAGAGCTCAAGCAAGAGTCCAGCGAAAAAAGGTCCAGCACGCGCTCCAAGCAGCAGGACCCCACGTCCTCCATCCACCCCCAGCACACACCCTGAGGAAGAAACATGTGTCATCTGTATGGAAGTGATGGTCAGCGCAGAGAAACAGACTCTGCGGTGCAAGCACTCGTTCTGCAGAAGCTGTCTGAAAACTGCTTTTGACTACAAGCCTGCGTGCCCGACGTGTGGAGAGTTATACGGCACTCTGAAGGGGACGCAGCCTGAGGGAGGCAAAATGGACGTCAGCAGAGGCTCTGCGTCTTTACCAGGATATGAGAAATACGGAACAATAATCATCCATTATTATATTCCAAGTGGCATCCAAAAG cgGGAGCATCCTAACCCCGGGCAGCCGTATGAAGGCGTGTCCCGCACAGCCTACCTGCCAGACTCCCCTGAAGGCAGACGGACCCTGAAACTGCTGAGGAGAGCCTTCAATCAGAGAGTCATCTTCACTGTCGGTCGCTCAACCACCAGCGGCAGAAACAACGTGGTCACATGGAACGATATTCACCACAAAACTGCCACACATGGAGGACCTACTCA CTATGCATATCCAGATCCTTATTATCTCAGCCGAGTTCAAGATGAACTGAAAGCCAAGGGGATCGAATGA